The window TGCGGCTGGGATACAGGATACACTTATCAAAGTTCCTGGAGCTGTGGGAGGGCTCCCTCAAAGAGGTCTACGTGAGGAACGGATACGCGTACCTCACGGAGGAAGGGGCCATTGAGCTGTGGAAGCGCTCCTTCGAGAGGAACTTCGACAGGGCGGTGAACCTGCTCTACGAGATAAGGGACGAGCTGCCCGACTACTACCTCCGGCTCTACGAGAAGCTCGGCGAGATAGCGCGGGAGCACTACAAGGAGAGGCTGGAGAGGATGGGCTCCGCCAAGGCGCAACCGCTGCGCTTCGACCTGTTCCCGCCGTGCGTCAAGATTGCCCTGGGCGGCGTTCCCTCGGGCCTCAGGAACTACGCTATAACCGTTCTCCTGACGAGCTTCCTGAGCTACGCCAGGCTCTGCCCCAATCCCCCCAGGAGGGACGTGAGGATAAAGGACTGCGTGAGCGACCTGGGCGTTGTGGAGAGGGAGATACTGCCCGTGATCATCGAGGCAGGCAACCGCTGTTCGCCGCCCCTCTTCGAGGATCAGCCCCACGAGGTAAAGAACATCTGGTACCACCTCGGCTTCGGCCTCACGGACAGCCCTACCCTTGAGGACAGCGGGAACTCGACCTGGTACTTCCCGCCCAACTGCTCCAAGATACGGGCCAACGCGCCGGAACTTTGCAGGCCAGACAGGGACTGCAGGAACATCAAGAACCCCCTGACCTACTACCTCAGGAAGCTCTACCTTGAAAACCGGCGGAAGGGAGAAGGCGAGGGCGGAGAAACGGACGAAGGGGCCAAAGAGGGCGGTGAGGAAAATGGCTGAGCTCCTCAGGGAGATGACGAAGGAGGAGAGAGCGCTCTATTACAGGAGGGAGTGGAGCGCAGAGAAACTGCCGGGGTTCATAGTCGAGAGCCTGGAGAACAGGGAGTTTGGATTCGACCACAGCGGCGAGGGGCCGAGCGACAGGAAGAACGTCTTCCTCGACGTCCGCGACCTGGAGGACTACGTGAAGACAACCGCCCCCTACGCGGTCTATTCCAGCGTCGCCCTCTACGAAGAGCCCAAGGATATGGAGGGCTGGCTCGGGGCCGAGCTCGTTTTCGACATAGACGCGAAGGACCTGCCCCTGAGGAGGTGCTCCCACATCCACGAGCACGGCCGGGTGTGCCCGATATGTCTCGAGGACGCGAAGGAGCTGGCGAGGGACACCCTCGTGGTTCTCAAGGAGGACTTCGGCTTCGAGGATGTCCACGTGGTCTATTCCGGCAGGGGCTACCACATCCGCGTTCTAGACGACTGGGCGCTCTCCCTCGACGGCAAGGCCAGGGAAAAGGTTCTGGCATACATCAGTGCCGCGGAGGAGATAACTTTCGATGATATCCAGAGCAGGAGGATAATGCTTTCCTCCGGCTATTACAGGGTCTTCCGCCTCAGGTTCGGGTACTTCATAAGGAGGGCCAACGAGAACCACCTGTTCAACATAGGCCTGAAAAAGGGCCAGGTTGAGAAGCTCCTGGAGGGAAGGGAGGAGATATACGAGGGCTTCGTGCGGAAGGGACTCCTAACCGCGTTCCCGCGGGGAATAGGATACAAAACCCTGACAAGGCTGTTTTCCCTCTCGAGTACGTTCTCAAAGGCCTACTTTGACGGTCGCGTTACGGTCGATGTTAAAAGAATCCTCCGCCTCCCGTCGAGCCTGCACTCAAAGGTTGGACTCGTGACGACGTACATCGGCTCGGATGAAAGAAAGCTCGAAAAGTTTAACCCATTTGAGGATGCCGTTCCCAGGTTCAGGAAGAATGAGGTCAGGGAAGCCTACGAAGAATGGCTGGAAGAGCACGGGGATGACCTGTGAACGGAAGGATAAAAATCGCCACGGCGATGCTGATATGGGGTAGCGTGGGGATATTCGCACGCTTCTCAAACCTATCCGGCCTAGGGGTCGCCTTCTTCAGGGTGTCCCTCGGCGCCCTCCTGCTCCTCGCCATCCTTGCCGGAAAGAATGAATGGCTCCAATCGCTCCCCCCACTCCTGAGGGCCAGATGGAAGCCCCTCCTGGCACTGGGCGTTTCCCTCGCCTTAAACTGGGTTTTCCTCTTCACGGCGTTCAACTACACCACCATAGCAAACGCGGTTCTCGTCTATTACATAGCCCCGATAATAGCGACGGTTATCTCGTGGCGCTTCCTCGGTGAGAGACTGAACCTGAAGAGCTGGCTCCTGATAGGCACCGCATTCACGGGGCTTATCCTGATTATGAGCGGCCAGAACATCGATTTGGGCAACAGAGACTTTGTTGGAATCTTACTCGCCCTGACTGCGGCTTTCTTCTACGCCATGATACCGAACCTCGGGAGATTCCTGCGCGGGATCGATGGCAAAACGCTGACGTTCCTCCAGCTCGCGATAGCATCGCTCGTGCTCGCCCCGTTTATGGCGGTTTCAGGCGTCGAGGAGCCGGCCTGGTGGGCGGTTCTCGTCCTCGTCGGAGTCCATACCGTTCTGGCGCTGTTCCTTTACATGGACGGACTCAAAGAGGTGGAGGTCAACGAGGCGGCCCTGCTGAGCTATTTAGACCCAATGAGCGCGGTGGTGTACGCGTTTCTGATATTCGGAGAGGTCCCGGGGGTTAGAACAGCACTCGGAGGGGTCCTGATACTCCTCGCATCCCTGCTGGACATTAGGGCGAGGGGGTCGTAGCCCGCCTTCTGTCTCAAGGGGACATTCGACTGAGCGGCCTACCACGGGGCTCGCACCGGGACTTCATCGCCCCTCCCTCGGCCTTGCACCCCGCGGGACGGCCGTTTCACCGGTCCCCGACGGGTCGTCTGCGGGTTAGCTCGGAGCCCGTCGCCGGGTCCTTCGCCGCTTTCATCCCCATACCCGCCGGGACGTGTCGTTTCTGCGCCGTTGCCCCCCCTCTCGGGAGGTGCCTCGCGGCACCGCGGCCCCGGTGAGGTGGGCGGAACTTCCTCGGGAGCACCCCGAGAGTCCCCGACCCCCTCGCCGTGAGTAGTTTGGACAACCGGAATAAAAAGGTTGGCATTTGGGACATTGAACGAAACAAAAAGGAAGTGAAAGCTCACTTCTTCCTGGGGAGCTCCTTGTTCTCCTTAAACTCCGGCTTCTTGGGCCTCTTGAACCTGCCCAGGGGGGAGCGCCTCTTGGGCTTTGGCCTGACGCGCTTCTTCCGGGTCCCCTCCGCGCGGTTCAGGTAGTAGAAGGCACCCACCGCCAGGAGGATGAAAGCCACTGCCACGAGGCCGATCCAGGGGGCCCTGGAGCCACCGCCACCACCAGCAGTCGTGGTGGTTCGATGGTGCGGTGGATGAGGTCGTGGGCGTGGGGGACGAAGTCGTGGTCGTCGGCTCGGGGGGCTCCAGGTAGAGCTGTCCCTTCGCGGTGCTCGTCTCCCCTGCTGCGGTGAGGGCAAACTCGTAGTAGACAGTCTTCCCCACCGGAACCTCAAACTTCACCGTTATCTCGCTGGTCCCGGGGGGTATGGATTCCTCTATGGAGTCCTTGTACATTACCCCCTCATCCGAGGATATCCTGTAGGTGAGAACGCCGTTCACACTCCCGTTCCCGGGGTTTTCGACGGCGAGCTTGAAGAGCACCTCATCGTTGGCAGTCCTCTCGTAGGAGACGTTTGCGAGCACGGGGGGAGCTGAAACGGTGTAGGTAACGTTGCCTTCCCCGATCAGGCGTTCACCGAAGGTCAGTTTTATGACGGCCGTGATGGAGCCCGACACGTTAGTTGGGAGGGAAACTTCGAGAACCGTTGTACCCCCTCCAATCTCCGTTGGCTCCACAGCCCTCGATATCAGCTCCCCGTCCCCGTAAGCATCAACTGTCAGGTTCATGCCGATGAGCCTCTCGGAGAGAACCGTCACGTACGCCCTGTTGTCCTCGTTCACCTTCACCTCGTCGGATTTTAGGGACACCCCCACCAGCGTGACCCCGAACTTTACGGGGAAGTCTTTGGAGTACCTGTACGTGCCCCCATCGTACCTGAGGAGATAGTGGAGCCGGTACGTCCCGGGGGAAAGGTCGTATCCGACGGGTACCTCAAACTGGACGAGGTTGTCCCCGGGTACGAAGGTCAGCGTCCTGTTCTCGAAGAAGTAGGTTTTTCCATCCCTGACCAGGGAGACCTGCCCCACCGCGGAGACGTTCCCGTGACCGATGTTGGTGACGTAGGAGAAAACGACTATAGTCTCCCCGTTCAGAACGTAGGATGAGCCGGGCCTGTCCTGAACGTAGGCCTCGACGTCGCCAAACTTTAGGGGGGAGCCCATCACGGTAAGGGCCACATCAACCGGAACAACATATATGAGACCGTTTTGTGTCGATGCAATAAAATTGAGCCGAAGTGTGTAATTGCCGGGGGAGACGTTGCGCGGGCACTCCAGCCGATAGCGCACGGTGTGGGTATCGCCACCCTGCCAGTCAGTGAACACTGACGGGGAGATTGTAAAATTGAACCCATTAACACGGTTCATGTTCTCGTCAAACACCAGGAAACCCCTGTAGCTAACTACATGATAGGTGAATCCAACGGTGCTCCTGAGAGTTAGTGCCCCCTCGGAGTAGTCGCCCCTCACAACCGAAATTGCGTCAGATGTCACCAGCCCGGATTGGGCGGAGACAAGGTGAGCAGTGGAAAGCAACATCAAGGACAGCAGTAAAACGCCCGCCTTTTTCATGAACCTCACCGGTTATTATTAAGTGCAATTGGATATAAATTTACCTACCGTGCAGGGACAGAAAGCACCCAGAGAGAATGAGAAAAACCGTGAACGCAATAAAAAGCCAGTACGCACGGATACCGGAGACGTGGGGGCGGATTATCATGCCGAGGATCAGAAGCATTGCACCATACAGGCTGGCAAAAATCCCCAGGGCAAGGTTAACGGGAACCCCTAGAATCATCATGACGCCCAGAATGGCCCCCGCCAGCACGGTGACGTGGGGCACCGTGAAGATTAGGTAGTCCTTGAGAACCTTAGTGTCCTCGTCCATGGTCATCACTCCGCTATGAACGCGTAGGTTGTGGTGGTCGGGAGAGCCCGTCTAATCCTCGGAAGCAGGTAGCGGGGATAAAGCTCCTCGTCCCGCTCCTCCAGGATGCTGTAGGTGCCCAGGATTTTATCTATGACCTTGACCTCCACGCGCCCCCTGACCCTGAAGTAGCCCCTGTGGAGGGTACTTATCTCCAGGACTATGGGCACCTTGAGGCGCTCGCACTCATCACCGTCCACCAGGCCCCTCAGGTACTCAAGCTCGGAGCGCCGGAAATAGTGATAGCTCCCGTCGCGGAGTCTAACGCTGGGCTCCTCCTCCGCCAGGAGCTGGGAAAGGGTGGGACGGAGAGCGGGGAGGTAAAGGTTCATCCTCGCGATCTCCCTGTTCAGTATGTCCTCCGCCTTTGTCATGTTTATGGCTACGGCCGAAGCACAAAAAGCTTTGTTTAACATTAAAATGTAAATTTCATATGATTTTGACAACGGAATGAACATTTTGCTGTCAAAGGGTGGAAGTCCCGCACATCCGCTCGTCATAGTGA of the Thermococcus celericrescens genome contains:
- a CDS encoding DMT family transporter — its product is MNGRIKIATAMLIWGSVGIFARFSNLSGLGVAFFRVSLGALLLLAILAGKNEWLQSLPPLLRARWKPLLALGVSLALNWVFLFTAFNYTTIANAVLVYYIAPIIATVISWRFLGERLNLKSWLLIGTAFTGLILIMSGQNIDLGNRDFVGILLALTAAFFYAMIPNLGRFLRGIDGKTLTFLQLAIASLVLAPFMAVSGVEEPAWWAVLVLVGVHTVLALFLYMDGLKEVEVNEAALLSYLDPMSAVVYAFLIFGEVPGVRTALGGVLILLASLLDIRARGS
- the priS gene encoding DNA primase catalytic subunit PriS; its protein translation is MAELLREMTKEERALYYRREWSAEKLPGFIVESLENREFGFDHSGEGPSDRKNVFLDVRDLEDYVKTTAPYAVYSSVALYEEPKDMEGWLGAELVFDIDAKDLPLRRCSHIHEHGRVCPICLEDAKELARDTLVVLKEDFGFEDVHVVYSGRGYHIRVLDDWALSLDGKAREKVLAYISAAEEITFDDIQSRRIMLSSGYYRVFRLRFGYFIRRANENHLFNIGLKKGQVEKLLEGREEIYEGFVRKGLLTAFPRGIGYKTLTRLFSLSSTFSKAYFDGRVTVDVKRILRLPSSLHSKVGLVTTYIGSDERKLEKFNPFEDAVPRFRKNEVREAYEEWLEEHGDDL
- the priL gene encoding DNA primase large subunit PriL translates to MLDPFGPEARRLVKDEFGGITELLMIIPSYVGIDAALERVSWIKSGEIPKDILELEGIRDLLTFYALLGALAFSPYGLEREVVREANLRIYHRRILQKGTLVGVSTPLEAVPGGEIPERDRTILERTHHTELSPDERRKLRLGYRIHLSKFLELWEGSLKEVYVRNGYAYLTEEGAIELWKRSFERNFDRAVNLLYEIRDELPDYYLRLYEKLGEIAREHYKERLERMGSAKAQPLRFDLFPPCVKIALGGVPSGLRNYAITVLLTSFLSYARLCPNPPRRDVRIKDCVSDLGVVEREILPVIIEAGNRCSPPLFEDQPHEVKNIWYHLGFGLTDSPTLEDSGNSTWYFPPNCSKIRANAPELCRPDRDCRNIKNPLTYYLRKLYLENRRKGEGEGGETDEGAKEGGEENG
- a CDS encoding DUF61 family protein, whose amino-acid sequence is MTKAEDILNREIARMNLYLPALRPTLSQLLAEEEPSVRLRDGSYHYFRRSELEYLRGLVDGDECERLKVPIVLEISTLHRGYFRVRGRVEVKVIDKILGTYSILEERDEELYPRYLLPRIRRALPTTTTYAFIAE